One stretch of Planococcus sp. PAMC 21323 DNA includes these proteins:
- the rsmB gene encoding 16S rRNA (cytosine(967)-C(5))-methyltransferase RsmB — translation MKNKKLQGNVRDAAFSILWAVENKQAYSNLLLHQTIESYGIAAKNRGLLTEITYGTLQHQMTLDYYLEPYLKGKIEPWVKTLLRLSLYQIVYLDRIPAHAVVHEAVEIAKRRGHGGVASVVNGVLRSVQRNGVRSFNTISDPYEKISIETSHPEWMIRRWAEQFGLEKTREMALENNKTPLQTVRVNTVRATVEEAIEMLESEELEAVPSKMIPECLVVTNGQPARTTTFEKGFITIQDESSMLPAYALQVEPGMTVLDMCAAPGGKTTHIAEKMNNSGTLYALDLHQHKVKLIDENAERLGHTVIETTVGDGKQSVERFGEEKFDRILVDAPCSGLGVIKRKPDIKYTKKEQDFARLQEIQIELLDQAAHLLKEDGILVYSTCTVDAVENRGTAERFLKEHPEMEKIQVALPDMMAIKHTGFVQVFPQDYGSDGFFIAAFKKTRKTATA, via the coding sequence ATGAAAAACAAAAAACTTCAAGGCAATGTTCGCGATGCAGCATTTTCGATTCTTTGGGCAGTTGAAAACAAACAAGCCTATAGTAACCTATTACTTCACCAAACCATTGAAAGCTATGGAATAGCAGCTAAAAATAGAGGTTTGTTGACAGAAATTACGTACGGTACTTTGCAGCATCAGATGACGCTAGATTATTATTTAGAGCCTTATCTAAAAGGGAAAATCGAGCCATGGGTCAAAACCTTGTTGAGATTATCTCTTTACCAGATTGTTTATTTAGATCGAATTCCTGCACATGCAGTTGTTCATGAAGCAGTCGAAATTGCTAAACGCCGCGGGCATGGAGGAGTAGCATCTGTTGTGAACGGTGTATTACGCTCAGTGCAGCGAAACGGCGTACGTTCGTTTAATACGATTAGCGATCCATACGAGAAAATTTCAATTGAGACGAGTCACCCAGAGTGGATGATTCGACGTTGGGCAGAGCAATTTGGATTGGAAAAGACGCGTGAAATGGCGTTGGAGAACAATAAAACCCCATTACAAACGGTACGTGTAAATACAGTTCGAGCAACAGTCGAAGAAGCGATTGAAATGCTAGAGTCAGAAGAATTAGAAGCAGTACCGAGTAAAATGATTCCAGAATGTTTAGTTGTGACAAATGGTCAGCCTGCTCGTACGACAACTTTTGAAAAAGGTTTTATTACGATACAAGATGAAAGTTCTATGCTTCCGGCATATGCATTGCAAGTAGAACCAGGAATGACGGTACTCGATATGTGTGCTGCACCTGGTGGGAAAACAACGCATATTGCCGAAAAAATGAATAATAGTGGAACTTTATATGCACTGGATCTACACCAGCACAAAGTAAAACTAATAGACGAAAATGCTGAGCGACTAGGGCATACCGTAATCGAAACGACTGTTGGTGACGGAAAGCAAAGTGTGGAGCGTTTCGGTGAAGAGAAATTCGACCGAATTTTGGTAGATGCTCCTTGTAGTGGGTTAGGCGTCATTAAACGTAAGCCAGATATTAAATACACTAAAAAAGAACAAGATTTTGCCCGGTTACAGGAAATTCAAATTGAGTTATTAGACCAGGCAGCGCATCTATTAAAAGAAGATGGCATACTCGTATACAGTACGTGTACAGTAGATGCTGTTGAAAATAGAGGGACTGCAGAACGATTTTTAAAAGAACATCCTGAAATGGAAAAGATTCAGGTCGCATTGCCAGATATGATGGCTATTAAACATACCGGCTTTGTACAAGTTTTTCCGCAAGATTATGGAAGCGACGGCTTTTTTATCGCTGCTTTTAAAAAGACCCGCAAGACTGCAACAGCTTAA
- the fmt gene encoding methionyl-tRNA formyltransferase, translating into MTKIIFMGTPAFSAPILRMLIEEGYEVICVVTQPDRPVGRKKVMTATPVKEEALRLGLPIYQPEKLKNKDELQHVLDMDADLIVTAAFGQILPSELLEAPELGAINVHASLLPAYRGGAPIHQSIIDGQDETGVTIMYMVDRLDAGDIISQVTVPIEEQDHTGSMFDKLSIAGRDLLKTTLPSIIEGTNKRIPQDEELVTYARNISREQEQVDWSKSATSIYNQVRGLHPWPVAYTSFNGANMKIWWTKKTTSSAKGQIGEVIELTEDAILVQTGDGVLAITELQPAGKKRMTATDYLKGPKIQVGDLFE; encoded by the coding sequence TTGACCAAAATAATATTCATGGGCACACCTGCCTTTTCAGCACCGATTCTACGTATGCTTATCGAGGAAGGTTATGAAGTGATTTGTGTCGTAACGCAGCCAGACCGGCCTGTGGGACGTAAAAAAGTGATGACGGCGACACCTGTTAAAGAAGAGGCATTGCGTCTTGGATTGCCTATCTATCAACCAGAAAAATTAAAAAACAAAGATGAACTTCAGCATGTACTCGATATGGATGCGGATTTAATTGTAACAGCAGCTTTCGGGCAAATCTTGCCGAGTGAATTATTAGAAGCACCTGAACTAGGTGCCATCAACGTTCATGCGTCACTTCTTCCGGCATATCGCGGAGGTGCACCAATTCATCAATCGATTATAGATGGACAAGACGAAACGGGTGTCACCATTATGTATATGGTAGACCGTTTAGACGCGGGTGATATCATCTCGCAAGTAACAGTGCCAATTGAAGAACAGGACCATACCGGTAGTATGTTTGATAAGTTGAGCATTGCAGGTCGCGATTTATTGAAAACCACATTGCCATCGATTATTGAAGGCACGAACAAACGTATTCCGCAAGACGAGGAACTAGTAACGTATGCCCGGAATATTTCGCGTGAGCAGGAGCAAGTCGATTGGTCAAAGTCAGCAACATCGATTTATAACCAAGTTCGAGGGTTGCATCCATGGCCAGTCGCATATACAAGTTTTAACGGCGCCAATATGAAAATATGGTGGACGAAAAAAACTACTTCAAGCGCAAAAGGCCAAATTGGTGAAGTAATCGAGCTGACAGAGGATGCCATTTTAGTGCAAACTGGCGACGGTGTATTGGCAATTACTGAATTACAACCAGCTGGAAAAAAACGGATGACCGCAACTGATTATTTAAAAGGACCTAAAATCCAGGTGGGAGATTTATTCGAATGA
- the def gene encoding peptide deformylase: protein MAIRTVVKHPNKVLETNCEPVTVFDKNLSVLLDDMHETMVESDGVGIAAPQVGEAVRVAIVDFQEGLEPIEMINPELVLFEGAETDIEGCLSFPGIFGEVERYDHIKIKAQERDGSWYELEAEGYEARAILHEMDHLDGVLFTSKITKYVTQEELDEMIRQQEEEEEQA, encoded by the coding sequence ATGGCAATTCGAACGGTTGTAAAACACCCAAATAAAGTATTAGAAACAAATTGTGAACCGGTAACGGTTTTTGATAAAAACTTATCGGTTCTTTTAGATGATATGCATGAAACAATGGTGGAGTCGGATGGTGTCGGTATTGCTGCTCCTCAAGTTGGAGAAGCGGTTCGCGTAGCTATTGTTGACTTCCAAGAAGGCCTAGAGCCCATTGAGATGATCAATCCCGAATTGGTCCTATTTGAAGGCGCGGAAACAGATATTGAAGGGTGTTTAAGTTTTCCGGGAATTTTCGGAGAAGTAGAGCGCTATGACCATATCAAAATTAAAGCACAAGAACGAGACGGCTCTTGGTATGAACTAGAGGCAGAAGGTTATGAAGCTCGGGCAATTCTGCATGAAATGGACCATTTAGATGGTGTGTTGTTTACAAGCAAAATCACAAAATATGTGACGCAAGAAGAATTAGATGAAATGATTCGCCAGCAGGAAGAAGAGGAGGAACAGGCTTGA
- the priA gene encoding primosomal protein N' — protein sequence MIAEVIVDVAAHPIDRPFDYAIPESVEVLAEPGMRVKVPFGNRKVLGFITKIKQISDFDLKRIKPIHELMDVIPVLNEELLQMAQWMKKQTVCFEIDALQVMVPAALRAKYEKRFVLKAELEEIAPPLRPYFENRSFIRLQDAVDIYALLKKEMDKGTILADTDIQQQTAVKKVRMIHIAESEEALKAIDIRANAKQQLKLMEYFLKNTGQAIESSQLQKIAGVSLPTIYSLVDKGAAQISNMESYRDPKLLTNIEHKASLKLTAAQQTAFDQIESALNTSKTFLLHGITGSGKTEIYLQTIDQVLKQGKEAIMLVPEISLTPQMTIRFKERFGDQVAVLHSGLSAGEKYDEWRKIQRAEVKVVVGARSAIFAPFQNLGLIILDEEHESSYKQDDSPRYHARDMAIWRSEYHKCPVILGSATPSLESYARAQKGVYELLVLEKRAKNQPLPDVHIVDMREELRNGNRSMFSVQLADAIRDRLDKKQQTVLFLNKRGYSSFVLCRDCGTVMQCPNCDISLTYHRSSEMMKCHYCGYDERVPMTCPECESEHIRFFGTGTQKVEEELAKVVPEARVLRMDVDTTRTKGAHEKILSAFGEGKADILLGTQMIAKGLDFPNITLVGVLSADTTLHLPDFRAAEKTYQLLTQVSGRAGRDVLPGTVFVQSYTPEHYAITLAKDQLYEPFYEQEMAMRRASGYPPYYFVVNIQFTHEDLMTVAEYADQSVRYLKGQLSPNTLIIGPSASLISRVNNRYRYQCLIKYKKESKLIDTMQQLIKIHRTEWLKKGATLSIDMNPTSVM from the coding sequence ATGATAGCTGAAGTTATTGTGGACGTTGCTGCACATCCAATCGATCGGCCATTTGACTATGCCATTCCAGAGAGTGTGGAAGTTTTGGCAGAGCCGGGAATGCGTGTGAAAGTGCCGTTTGGCAATCGCAAAGTGCTTGGATTTATAACGAAAATTAAACAGATTTCTGATTTTGATCTAAAACGAATAAAACCAATCCATGAGCTGATGGACGTCATACCAGTATTAAACGAAGAATTACTACAAATGGCACAGTGGATGAAAAAACAAACCGTTTGTTTTGAAATTGATGCCTTGCAAGTAATGGTTCCAGCTGCTTTACGTGCGAAATACGAAAAGCGTTTTGTGCTAAAAGCAGAACTTGAAGAAATTGCACCTCCATTGCGACCTTATTTTGAAAACCGTTCTTTTATTCGGCTGCAGGATGCAGTCGACATCTATGCATTACTAAAAAAAGAGATGGATAAAGGAACAATCTTAGCTGATACGGATATTCAGCAGCAAACAGCTGTTAAGAAGGTAAGGATGATTCATATCGCTGAAAGTGAAGAAGCACTTAAAGCGATAGACATTCGTGCAAACGCTAAACAGCAACTAAAACTAATGGAGTATTTTTTAAAAAATACGGGACAAGCGATTGAATCGTCACAACTTCAAAAAATCGCTGGTGTTTCATTGCCGACGATTTATAGTTTAGTTGATAAAGGTGCTGCTCAAATTTCAAATATGGAGTCTTATCGTGATCCTAAATTACTAACGAATATCGAACACAAAGCTTCTTTAAAGCTAACAGCAGCACAACAAACTGCTTTTGATCAGATTGAATCAGCATTAAATACCTCCAAAACATTCTTGTTGCACGGTATTACGGGCAGTGGGAAAACGGAGATTTATTTGCAAACTATCGATCAAGTTTTAAAACAAGGCAAAGAAGCCATCATGCTAGTACCTGAAATATCATTAACGCCTCAAATGACGATTCGGTTTAAAGAACGCTTTGGTGATCAAGTCGCCGTTTTACACAGTGGCTTATCAGCTGGTGAAAAGTATGATGAATGGCGAAAGATTCAACGAGCAGAAGTAAAAGTAGTCGTTGGAGCACGTTCTGCCATTTTTGCGCCTTTCCAGAATTTAGGTCTTATTATACTTGATGAAGAACATGAATCGAGCTATAAGCAAGATGATTCGCCGCGTTACCATGCCCGAGATATGGCCATATGGCGTAGTGAGTATCATAAATGTCCGGTTATTTTAGGGAGTGCAACACCTTCACTAGAATCATATGCCCGTGCGCAAAAAGGGGTTTATGAATTATTGGTGTTAGAAAAACGTGCGAAAAACCAGCCCTTGCCTGATGTGCATATTGTTGATATGCGAGAAGAACTGCGAAATGGTAACCGATCAATGTTTTCTGTCCAATTGGCCGATGCAATTCGCGATCGATTAGACAAGAAGCAACAAACGGTGTTGTTTTTAAATAAACGTGGGTATTCATCTTTTGTTTTATGCCGAGATTGCGGAACGGTTATGCAATGTCCAAATTGTGATATTTCATTGACCTATCACCGTTCAAGTGAAATGATGAAATGTCATTATTGTGGCTATGACGAGCGCGTACCAATGACTTGTCCGGAATGCGAAAGTGAACATATTCGCTTTTTTGGAACGGGTACTCAAAAAGTAGAAGAAGAACTAGCAAAAGTCGTACCAGAAGCACGCGTTTTACGGATGGACGTTGATACAACACGTACCAAAGGAGCGCATGAAAAAATCCTTTCAGCATTTGGCGAAGGTAAAGCAGATATTTTGCTTGGAACACAGATGATTGCCAAAGGCTTGGATTTCCCGAATATCACACTAGTGGGTGTGTTGTCGGCAGATACGACACTTCATTTACCTGATTTTCGAGCGGCAGAAAAGACGTATCAATTGCTAACGCAAGTTAGTGGGCGTGCAGGACGTGATGTATTGCCTGGAACAGTATTTGTCCAATCCTATACACCAGAACATTACGCAATTACTTTAGCAAAAGATCAACTATATGAGCCATTTTACGAACAAGAAATGGCCATGCGAAGAGCCAGTGGCTATCCACCTTATTATTTTGTCGTAAATATTCAATTTACACATGAAGACTTAATGACGGTGGCTGAATATGCAGATCAAAGCGTGCGTTATTTAAAAGGTCAATTGTCACCAAATACCTTAATTATCGGGCCTTCAGCGTCGTTGATCTCTCGCGTCAATAATAGATATCGCTATCAATGTTTGATAAAATACAAAAAAGAATCAAAATTAATCGACACGATGCAGCAATTGATCAAAATTCATCGAACAGAGTGGCTGAAAAAAGGTGCCACACTGTCGATCGATATGAATCCAACATCGGTTATGTAA
- the coaBC gene encoding bifunctional phosphopantothenoylcysteine decarboxylase/phosphopantothenate--cysteine ligase CoaBC, translating to MLENRKILLCVSGGIAVYKAVALVSKLSQAGASVKVIMTESAQQFVQPLTFQVMSRNDVYTDTFDEKDSSVIAHIDLADWADLIIVAPGTANVIGKLANGIGDDMLTTTLLAATAPIWIAPAMNVHMYDHPAVKRNIQQLHDDGIRFIEPSEGFLACGYVGKGRLEEPEKITQLVQAYFAREHRLAGKKVVVTAGPTRERIDPVRFLTNFSSGKMGYAMAEAAAEMGAETILISGPVSLPVPSGVTRIEIESAEDMLKAVEAHFDTANYVVKTAAVADYRPKTIANQKMKKQEGGSTIELERTVDILKHLGQQKKGQILIGFAAETNDVSKYAKDKLARKNADYIIANDVSEANAGFESDTNRVTVFGKNDFEQAFEMMPKQQLARQLLEMITDKEESHDS from the coding sequence TTGTTGGAGAATCGTAAAATTCTACTATGTGTCAGCGGAGGAATTGCTGTTTATAAAGCTGTTGCACTCGTTAGTAAACTGTCTCAAGCTGGGGCGTCTGTAAAGGTAATCATGACTGAATCTGCTCAGCAATTTGTGCAACCGCTGACGTTCCAAGTGATGTCCAGAAACGATGTCTATACGGACACGTTTGATGAAAAGGATTCTTCTGTGATTGCGCATATTGATCTTGCAGACTGGGCAGATTTAATTATTGTCGCTCCGGGGACAGCTAATGTCATCGGAAAGTTAGCAAATGGCATTGGTGATGATATGCTGACAACAACTTTGCTTGCGGCGACCGCGCCTATTTGGATTGCACCTGCAATGAATGTCCACATGTACGACCACCCTGCAGTAAAACGCAACATTCAGCAACTTCACGATGACGGCATTCGGTTTATCGAACCATCTGAAGGCTTTTTGGCTTGCGGTTATGTTGGAAAAGGCCGTTTAGAAGAACCGGAAAAAATTACGCAACTCGTCCAAGCTTATTTCGCACGCGAACACAGATTGGCAGGGAAAAAAGTCGTGGTAACAGCCGGACCTACGCGGGAGCGAATTGATCCAGTTCGATTTTTAACCAATTTTTCGAGTGGCAAAATGGGCTATGCAATGGCTGAAGCAGCAGCTGAAATGGGTGCTGAAACGATTTTAATTAGTGGACCTGTTTCGTTGCCTGTACCGAGTGGCGTCACACGAATCGAAATAGAAAGTGCGGAAGACATGTTAAAGGCAGTCGAAGCACATTTTGATACGGCAAATTACGTTGTGAAAACAGCGGCAGTGGCGGATTACCGACCAAAAACGATCGCCAATCAAAAAATGAAGAAACAAGAAGGTGGATCGACGATCGAATTAGAAAGAACAGTCGATATTCTTAAACATTTGGGTCAACAGAAGAAAGGGCAAATATTGATTGGTTTTGCAGCTGAAACCAATGATGTAAGTAAGTACGCAAAAGATAAGTTGGCACGTAAAAATGCTGATTACATTATTGCTAATGATGTTAGCGAAGCTAATGCAGGCTTTGAATCAGATACCAACCGCGTAACAGTATTTGGAAAGAACGATTTTGAGCAAGCTTTCGAGATGATGCCAAAACAACAATTGGCGCGTCAATTGCTCGAAATGATTACAGATAAGGAAGAGTCACATGATAGCTGA
- the rpoZ gene encoding DNA-directed RNA polymerase subunit omega, with the protein MLYPSVDKLKSRIDSKYSLVALASKRARQLHEHGDEKLDSYTSVKSVGKALEEVAAGVLVPEKQDEFAIYEDEI; encoded by the coding sequence ATGTTATACCCATCCGTTGATAAACTAAAAAGCCGAATTGATTCAAAATACTCGTTGGTGGCACTTGCTTCAAAACGTGCTCGCCAATTACATGAACATGGTGATGAAAAATTAGATTCATACACTTCTGTTAAATCGGTCGGTAAAGCACTTGAAGAAGTAGCAGCTGGCGTTTTAGTTCCAGAAAAACAAGATGAATTTGCAATCTATGAAGACGAAATTTAA
- the gmk gene encoding guanylate kinase: protein MRNQRGLLIVLSGPSGVGKGTVRKELFSQPNTNYEYSISMTTRSPREGEVDEVDYFFKTRSEFETLIEQDQLLEYAEFVGNYYGTPLEYVNKMRDAGRDVFLEIEVQGAAQVRSKVPDGLFIFLAPPSLSELEERLVGRGTESDDVIASRLYAARQELEMMNLYDYVVENDEVEHACDRINAIIIAEHCKRERVEKRYFDMLKENV from the coding sequence ATGAGAAACCAACGTGGACTGCTGATCGTCCTATCAGGGCCTTCGGGTGTTGGCAAAGGCACCGTACGAAAAGAGCTGTTCTCACAGCCGAATACAAATTATGAATATTCTATCTCGATGACGACTCGTTCGCCACGAGAAGGAGAAGTGGACGAAGTCGACTATTTCTTTAAAACACGTAGCGAGTTCGAAACCTTGATCGAGCAAGATCAACTGCTTGAATATGCAGAGTTCGTGGGGAATTATTATGGTACGCCGCTAGAGTATGTTAACAAAATGCGAGATGCGGGTCGTGATGTATTTCTAGAAATAGAAGTACAAGGTGCAGCTCAAGTGCGCTCGAAAGTTCCAGATGGCTTGTTTATTTTCTTAGCACCACCAAGCCTATCAGAACTAGAAGAACGACTTGTAGGTCGTGGTACTGAATCGGATGATGTCATTGCTTCACGATTGTATGCCGCTCGCCAAGAATTAGAAATGATGAACTTATACGACTATGTTGTAGAAAATGATGAAGTTGAACATGCCTGTGACCGAATCAATGCCATCATTATTGCAGAACATTGCAAACGTGAACGTGTTGAAAAACGATATTTTGATATGCTAAAGGAGAATGTCTAA
- a CDS encoding Rqc2 family fibronectin-binding protein, producing MAFDGLFTKSMTGELQQLVTGRISKVHQPNQLELLLHIRAQGKNHKLLISIHPSYSRIHLTATANVNPSEPPMFCMLLRKHIEGGVITEISQYGMDRLIMLKIKAKNEIGDDIERELHVEMMGRHSNVILIDAERTMILDSLKHLPPSVNSYRTILPGQPYIFPPAQEKIDPFASIEELAQTEPSEIVGKFSGFSPLNARELAHRLETAGNKVEATKAFLADFTNAEPTGYYIEHDGKSFFSASSLTHIGEYGLQFSTLGELLDRMYYAKAERDRVKQQAGDLERWLQNEISKLKLKLKKLKKEQDQAEKRDVLQLNGELIMANLHRITKGMKEIEVDNYYNDEKVTITLDPRKTPIDNSQRYYSRYQKAKIAVVKTQEQINKTVEDIEYFETLMSQVQQAGISDIEEIREELAEQGFMKAQKSKKKKKPTKPTVESYVSTNGTPISVGKNNKQNDYVTFKVAAKSDTWLHTKDIPGSHVIIHDNDPDEATILEAATIAAYFSKARESSSVPVDYTEARQVKKPNGSKPGFVIYFEQKTVFVTPDEELVIKLKK from the coding sequence ATGGCATTTGATGGATTATTCACAAAATCGATGACTGGCGAATTGCAACAGCTAGTTACCGGTAGGATTTCAAAAGTTCATCAGCCCAACCAGCTTGAACTACTTTTACACATTCGCGCACAAGGAAAAAATCATAAACTACTAATCTCGATTCATCCATCGTACTCACGAATTCATTTGACAGCTACAGCTAACGTCAACCCTTCTGAGCCACCGATGTTTTGCATGTTACTACGCAAGCATATTGAAGGCGGGGTCATTACAGAGATTTCTCAATATGGGATGGACCGCCTCATTATGCTTAAAATCAAAGCTAAAAATGAAATTGGCGACGACATTGAACGTGAATTGCATGTAGAAATGATGGGTCGACATTCGAACGTTATTTTAATTGATGCAGAACGCACCATGATTCTCGATAGCTTGAAGCACCTGCCACCGAGCGTCAATTCTTACCGAACCATTTTGCCGGGGCAACCTTATATTTTCCCACCCGCTCAAGAAAAAATAGATCCATTCGCATCGATTGAAGAACTAGCTCAAACAGAGCCAAGCGAAATCGTTGGCAAGTTTTCCGGCTTTTCTCCATTAAATGCGCGTGAACTTGCCCATCGTTTAGAAACCGCTGGAAATAAAGTAGAAGCAACTAAAGCATTTCTAGCCGACTTTACGAATGCGGAGCCGACCGGTTATTATATCGAGCACGATGGAAAAAGCTTTTTCTCGGCTTCTTCACTTACGCATATCGGTGAATACGGTTTACAATTTTCAACGCTCGGTGAATTACTTGACCGAATGTATTACGCCAAAGCAGAACGTGATCGCGTTAAACAACAAGCAGGCGATTTAGAAAGATGGTTGCAAAATGAAATTTCTAAGTTGAAACTCAAGTTGAAGAAATTGAAAAAAGAACAAGACCAAGCTGAAAAACGCGATGTTCTTCAATTAAACGGTGAATTAATCATGGCGAATCTTCACCGCATAACGAAAGGCATGAAAGAAATCGAAGTTGACAATTATTACAACGACGAAAAAGTGACCATTACGTTAGATCCGCGTAAAACGCCGATCGATAATTCACAGCGTTATTATTCGCGCTACCAAAAAGCTAAAATTGCAGTTGTAAAAACACAAGAACAAATCAACAAAACTGTCGAAGACATTGAGTATTTTGAAACACTGATGTCACAAGTTCAACAAGCCGGCATTTCTGATATTGAAGAAATTCGCGAAGAATTAGCGGAACAAGGTTTTATGAAAGCACAGAAATCTAAGAAAAAGAAAAAGCCAACTAAACCTACAGTAGAGTCATATGTTTCTACTAACGGAACCCCGATTTCAGTTGGGAAAAATAATAAACAAAACGATTATGTAACGTTCAAAGTAGCGGCAAAGTCTGACACTTGGTTGCATACGAAAGATATTCCTGGATCTCACGTTATTATTCACGACAACGATCCTGATGAAGCAACAATTTTAGAAGCGGCAACAATTGCAGCTTATTTCAGTAAAGCACGTGAGTCTTCTTCTGTTCCAGTTGATTATACGGAAGCTAGACAAGTGAAAAAACCGAACGGTTCCAAGCCAGGGTTTGTGATCTATTTCGAACAAAAAACAGTGTTCGTGACGCCAGATGAAGAATTGGTTATTAAGTTAAAAAAATAA
- a CDS encoding transporter substrate-binding domain-containing protein: MKKIYSKNKNVITTGAVAALLLAGCGNEESNNEEAKTAWDEIQEEGSLTVATSGTLLATSFRDAESDELTGFEVEVVRELGERLDLDIEFKELGFDEMLTSVNTGQIDLAANDIEITEDRAEEFTFSTPIKYSYGTAVVRKDDLSGISSLEDLPGKKAAGASTSIYMQIAREYGAEEVTYDNATNEVYLRDVSIGRTDVILNDYYLSTFGVAAFPELNITIHPDIKYAPSEVGLVMNKDNKELADNVNKTLEEMLEDGTITEISEEFFGGADVSIKPDIEEK; encoded by the coding sequence ATGAAGAAAATCTATTCTAAAAATAAAAATGTCATAACTACCGGTGCTGTTGCAGCATTATTATTAGCAGGTTGCGGTAACGAAGAAAGCAATAATGAAGAGGCAAAAACGGCATGGGATGAAATACAAGAAGAAGGCTCTTTAACAGTCGCTACTTCTGGTACCTTGTTAGCTACTTCTTTCCGCGATGCAGAGTCTGATGAGTTAACAGGATTTGAAGTAGAAGTGGTTCGTGAACTAGGTGAACGATTAGATCTTGATATTGAGTTTAAAGAGCTTGGCTTTGATGAAATGCTGACAAGTGTCAATACGGGTCAAATCGATCTTGCTGCTAATGATATTGAAATTACAGAAGATCGTGCTGAAGAGTTTACTTTCTCAACGCCGATTAAATATTCATACGGCACAGCAGTTGTTCGAAAAGATGATTTATCGGGCATTTCAAGTTTAGAAGATTTGCCAGGTAAAAAAGCTGCAGGTGCATCTACGTCTATCTATATGCAAATTGCGCGTGAATATGGTGCTGAAGAAGTAACATATGATAATGCAACGAACGAAGTCTATTTGCGCGATGTTTCGATTGGTCGTACAGATGTTATTTTAAATGATTATTATTTATCGACATTTGGTGTTGCAGCATTTCCAGAATTGAATATAACAATTCATCCAGATATTAAATATGCACCGTCTGAAGTAGGTCTTGTGATGAATAAAGACAATAAAGAACTTGCAGATAACGTTAACAAAACGCTAGAAGAAATGCTTGAAGATGGAACGATTACTGAAATATCGGAAGAGTTTTTTGGTGGCGCAGATGTTTCTATAAAACCGGACATTGAAGAAAAATAA
- a CDS encoding amino acid ABC transporter permease translates to MNDIEWGLLFDPALAIKSLPYVLEGIGYTLLISIVSMIVGVIIGFFLSLARTSQLTVLQFPARLYISFMRGVPILVILFLLYFALPVVGIEFTAVQAALIGFSINSAAYIAEVFRSSLASVDKGQWESSKALGLTYWQSMRRIILPQSIRIALPPLSNVYLDLIKASSLAAMITVPEIFQKARVVGAREYDLLTMLILVALIYWAICSVMTILQNYLEKKYADYI, encoded by the coding sequence ATGAATGACATTGAATGGGGATTATTGTTTGATCCGGCCTTAGCGATCAAATCTTTGCCTTATGTACTTGAAGGAATTGGCTATACCTTGCTGATTTCAATTGTGAGTATGATTGTAGGGGTGATCATTGGATTTTTCCTATCGCTTGCTAGAACGTCTCAATTAACAGTTTTACAATTTCCTGCACGCCTGTATATTTCGTTTATGAGAGGTGTGCCAATTCTTGTTATTTTGTTTTTACTGTATTTCGCTCTGCCCGTTGTCGGTATTGAATTTACAGCTGTACAAGCTGCATTGATTGGTTTCTCGATCAATAGTGCAGCTTATATTGCTGAAGTGTTCCGTTCGTCATTGGCGTCGGTTGATAAAGGTCAATGGGAATCTTCGAAAGCACTCGGGCTAACGTATTGGCAATCGATGCGTCGTATTATTTTGCCGCAGTCTATTCGAATTGCCTTACCCCCTTTATCGAACGTTTATTTGGATTTAATCAAAGCATCTTCTTTAGCTGCCATGATTACCGTGCCAGAAATTTTTCAAAAGGCGCGAGTTGTTGGTGCACGTGAATATGATTTATTAACGATGTTAATTTTGGTGGCTCTTATATACTGGGCAATTTGTTCGGTAATGACGATTTTGCAAAATTATCTCGAAAAGAAATACGCTGATTATATTTAA